From a region of the Drosophila virilis strain 15010-1051.87 chromosome 3, Dvir_AGI_RSII-ME, whole genome shotgun sequence genome:
- the LOC6622784 gene encoding eukaryotic translation initiation factor 5A, which translates to MADDDEVQFDAVDSGASKTFPMQCSALRKNGFVMLKGRPCKIVDMSTSKTGKHGHAKVHLVGIDIFTQKKYEDICPSTHNMDVPHVKREDYQLTDISDDGFVTLMSDNGEIREDLKVPEGDLGGCLRTEFGEGKDLLCTVLAACGEECVIATKVNSGLDK; encoded by the coding sequence ATGGCCGACGATGATGAGGTTCAGTTTGATGCCGTCGATTCGGGTGCATCGAAAACCTTTCCGATGCAATGCTCGGCCTTGCGCAAAAATGGCTTTGTAATGCTCAAGGGACGTCCCTGTAAGATCGTCGACATGTCCACCTCGAAGACCGGCAAGCATGGACATGCCAAGGTACATCTGGTTGGCATTGATATATTCACACAGAAGAAATACGAGGACATCTGCCCCTCCACCCACAACATGGATGTGCCGCACGTCAAGCGCGAAGACTATCAGTTGACCGACATCAGCGATGATGGATTTGTCACCCTCATGTCTGACAACGGCGAAATACGCGAGGATCTCAAGGTGCCCGAGGGCGACCTGGGCGGTTGTCTGCGCACCGAATTCGGCGAGGGCAAGGATCTGTTGTGCACCGTTCTGGCTGCCTGCGGCGAGGAGTGTGTCATCGCCACGAAGGTCAATTCGGGTCTGGACAAGTGA